The genomic DNA atgaaagtatttttcaagacaaatctattcatatgatttttatattttgaaactcaacaacttaaaagttattcatgatttatgttCCCAATATTTGACCCAAACCTTGTTCAAAACGACATTCTTttcgagtatggagggagtatgtacaATGTACTGGCATTTCTAGAACACAATATGAGAACAAGACATGTTGTATACAAATTAGAAAAGAATTAATGAAAAGGTTCCAAATAACAGTGCTGATGTAAAGTTCAGCTGCGTAGAATGAACAGGTAAGATAAAAGTCAGTTTCATTATGGGCAATAACACAATAGTTCGAACTGAAAAACACCTAATGTAACTGGAATTGTATCGCACTACATAATTGaagagagcaaaaaaaaaacatatcaaATATGTAGTCTCCATATGGAACTTATTTTGATCTAATACAATATAAATGCTGTGCATCAATGGATTTCAAATGAGTCTTATGGTGTTACCTATCTTCCATCCAAGAAACACTGTACAGATCACCTAAACAGGTAATGTACTCAGGAGGGGGTGATGGGTCCATCCCAGGGCAGTATGTTCCCCAACTATTTTCAACTGGATTTGCTGCAGTTGTGACATAAATATTTAGGTCTTGCGGCATTAATCCCTCAAAGATACTGCCACTTTCACATGCTTCAACATATATAACCTGAAAAATAACATGAAATTTTCATTTCAATCTAGGTGTATCAATTCCAGAATGAACCTTTCTTTTTttaagggaaaagaaaaaaatgaagaatTTATACCATTTTCTTGTAGCTATTGGAAGCATGCTTATTTTTTAAAACCTTGATGAAGTCGCCAGCATAGAGATATGGCAAGTTCGGCATACCTATAAGTTTGACCAGTTAAGTAAGCACAAAGAAAATCAGCTAAGAAACATCTCTTAGGCATTAAGTCCAAACACGCACCAAGAACTCCAGGACCCCCGTGATCTGAGTAATAGATAAATATGTGGTCATTTGGTTTACTGTCTATAACCTTCTTACTCCCTCCAGTAATTGCACTTTTATTGCCCAAGAGCACAGCAAAGAAATTTTCAGTAGTGACCTGATCACCTGTATAGTCCTGCAAATGCATGTGAAGTTGATCAACTTGGCACAATAAATGAGCAGTAAGAACTTGCAATCCATTTATGATCACAAAGCACAATTATCTTTTGACTTCGAAAGTAGATTACTCAAGACTTTGTGTGGAACTAAAATTGGAGAGGAGAAGCAGCCAATCATTACCTTTGGAACACCAGTATATACATTTTCACCTTTAGGATGGTTAATGATAATCCCAGGCCTTGGATTCAGAATGTTATGGGCAATATCATCGTACATGAACACCACAATATTCTCCTCCTTCACTCCTCCCTTCCGCAGAATCTGATATGCATGGCATACATCGGCCTGCCAAGCATCATGTGTACCACTATTATAAGTAAGCACTCACAATAATTTTATACCACCCAGTTTTTAGTAAGCATGCAATAAAAAGGTATAATTGTACAGAAAGCACAACAGGACAATTTTTCATGCGTGGCATTCAATCACTAGTAGCgtattctaaaaatataaatccCAAATAGCCCCCACATTGCTAGTCGATATTCAGCCAAACAGAATTCTGTCACCAATGAACCATGTCTCTTCTCACCTAAAATTATCCACCAGACAGCAACCACCTGAAACAGCTGACCCGAATCATGCATGGACACTtcaagcaaagcaaagcaagtATTGATTGGATAATCTGGTCCTTCATACCTAAATTTCACAGGCAAATAGTCCCCACTCAGTCAATTTCGAACTCAGACAGCGACCGCAGGCGCAGATCAGTCTACAATATCCAACAAATTCGAAGCAGCGGAACTCCAAACGCTTCCAATCGATTAGAAAGTCACAATACTAcgcgggtgggggtgggggagtCGATCGAATGCTTCAAACttagtccccactccccagtatttcatcaaaaaaaaaaaactaagtcCCAGTCCCCAAAAAGTCACCCACACTCTCGTCTCTAGTTCCCTCGCCCTCCCTAGTCCCAACTTCGCACAAATCACAGCACTACTGATGAGGCCGCCGCGGGCTCACCTGGTGCCGGTAGTTGCCGTAGCCGGAGGATCCCGCCACGAGCACGGCCCACCTCGTCCCCACCtcatcctccgccgccggagcagcagcagcgtcacCCCCCTCCTCCGTCGGCATCCGTATCAGCGGCTCCCAATccccatccgccgccgcggcggctacCGCCAGAAGCGAGACGAGCCCACACAGCCACGCCGCGGCTGCCAGTGCCATCACCGACCGCTCGGGGGAGGCGTGAGAGACGGGGAGAGCGAGGCGAGTAGCGGAGTAGGTGCAAGAGCAGGAGCTAGGACGGCGACGCTGGGACCGGGGTGCCTTTTAAAAAAACTAGTAAGGGCCCGCGACGGATAAAAAAACATGTTGGAAATAGCGGCTACGAAGTTTAGCGGTAAATTTCTCTAAAAACTATAGAATAGCTACAGCGAAAACTAAATTATTTAGCAGaatgataaaataataaataatctcaTATAAATTATAAATATCGTTGGTCTAACACCTAAAATTTGAGTCTAACACGTTTCTTAACTACCCAACAGTACCCAATTGACATTTAGCGCTGCTAAGTCTCATAAAAACCTATTTAGCGGACATTTAGAATGACTAAATCTCATAAAACTTCCTTTAGCGGATATAGCGAACAAATGTTCTATAGTGTAGCGGTAGATCTCCTAAAAATTATTAGCGGGCTATAACGAGATTATAGTGGGCTATTTCCAATCATGATTAAAACTACCCGGACTGACgtgtcgtggcggcggcggcagcagcagcatggcCCGCGAGGCAGCCGCGAACGcgacgccggcgcgggcgcgggcgccggagCAGGGCCTGGAAGGAAGGGTTGCTGCCTTGCTGGAACTGGGAACGGGCCCGTTGCGTGGGCCCAGGATAAGATTCGGAGGCTTCTCGGCTTAGAAAATTGCGCGCACCGGGTCTTCGTCAACTGCCGGATTCCGACGAGATTTCTAATAAAGCGAGGAACCGACGGCGACCGCGCGGTCTGCTGAGTTTTTGGTATCGCCACGAAAGGGAGGAGATGTGGAAAAGGAAGCGAAACCGACGCTACCGGATGGCGGAAGTGGCAGTGGTGGCTCTGAACCTCTGATTTGGAGAAGCGCTGGAATCGGGTAATCGTGGAACGTTTTCGTCTCTTCTCCAGGGAACGAGCATGCTTTTGTGCCGCTTTTGCGAAAGGTTTTTGCTCGACGTTGCCGCCTGAGGTGGTGAACGCGCTAGAAAGGGCCACGCGATTGCTTGACGCGTGAACACATCGAGCACGGATTCACTGTGCGCAACGCAGTAGGCTCAAAATGTGCAGAGCTTCTTGTTTTGACCGATGATTAACTAAACGGTTGCGAGTAATGGCTTGTGTGCAGCACAAATATCAAGAGTCATATGTATAACTGTCAGTCAAATCATAATATataagataaaatatttttcataTTGCTAGAATAATTGCTTCaacttaaaaaaaattattttgtgTTTGTGGaacaattgtttcaactttaaAAAATTATCCCGAAAAAACGTTCCACAACAAATAATCCAAATGTGATTTCATTTTGAAGCTTTCATCGTCAAGAATCCAGTGGTACAATCGGAGTCAAAAATCCAGTGGTGCAATCGGATTTTGATTTGAATATAAGGTTTTGAAAAATATGATCGTGTGATACTTTGACTGCTAGTTACATATATATGACTCTTAATAGCCCTCTTGTGCAGTCCTTTTTGGACTTGTAGGCGAGGCATGCATTTTTGGTTTTTCGAATATTTTTCCTTACATCTTGAACATTTTCGTACCAAAATTATTTGGACCCTTAATTTATTTATTAGGAGTCGTTTTCTCCCTAAAAATCCAACAGACTCACTCAGTTGCCTCCTGGCGCTTGTACACCGAGCCTGCTGCCAACACCGTACACGAGCCTACAGCCCAAATCAAGAAAATAGAGCGTGGTAGGCCCATATCTCTATGGCGACAATTCAACATTGAAGGCCTAACATAACACAAGTTCGAAACCTACCAAGCAAATGATTGAGTCTTTTACGTGTATAACTTTTTTTACTTGTGTACTATTTTGGATAGAACAGTACCTAACAGTGATTAACGGAGATGTGCAAAGACCATTTTACCCTCCTGTTGCCTTGCGGGCTGAGCAGGTCCGAGAAATAAAAGAGCCCCGTGCCATGCGGCTGCTAGGCGCTTGGGGAAAAAAAGGACCGTGACCATGCTGCTGCTAGGCGCATGAGACCCAAACAAAAAAATGGATCGTGACCATGCTTCTCTTAGGCGTACGaggcgcaaaaaaaaaaatgcaccaaaGGTCCACCAATTTGTAAGGGTGTGCcatttaggtccacgaacttcaaaagtgcatttttaggtccatcaGCTTGTAATTCGTATCACTTAGGTTCATAAACAATGAAAGTGTATTTTTAGATCAATAAATTTGTAATTTGAGTCACTTAGGTCCACAAACTCCGAAAGTGCATTTTTTGGTTCATGAAATTCATCCATGAGCAATCGTGTGGCTATAGACCCTTAAAGGTCGCCCCGATATAGCTGTCCATGAATATCTTTCAACCCTTCATCGAGAATCACTCTGGGTTGACCCAAGTCTAACATTATCTTCCACAACACCTTGCACCACCATATCCGGCCACACACGCCACGGAGGATATAATATCCCCTACTAGGGTACACATGCTGTTGAGTCCCTCTATAACCTCCTCCATCTTTCCAAAGCAATCACCCCTTACTCTCCACTCATATTATGGGGTTAtatctagatctaagctccAGAACTCACCAAATGGCAGTTCGGAAGTCCCATTTGAATCCCAATACATGTCAATAACCTACAAAATAAATCTGTCATCCCCTCTCCCCTCCCTATGCACTTGATTTGAAATTGAGGCTCAAATTTCACCATTCCAACGAAACTCTAGCAACATGTGGGAACCGTGTAGATTCATGTTGGTGCTATATCAATGCATGAAGGCTAGATGGAGGGGTATGGACTTatgtgacacaaattacaaattTATGGACCTAGGAATGAACTTTtagagttcgtggacctaagtgacacaaattacaagtttatggacccaaaaatataattttaaagttgatggacctaagtgacacactCCTATAAGTTGATGGACctctggtgcattttactcaaaaaAAACCGTGCCATGCTGCTGCTTGGCACATGAGGCCAAAAAAAAGGACATGAGGCGACCCGCATCGGTGCCCTGCAcatgcgacggcggcggctcgcgctaGCGCCCTTCGCGTCGTTCCCTGCGCacacggcggcgggggccgcgCTGGCGCCCTTCGTCCGCGGCAGCGGCTCTAcgcccacgacggcggcggcccgcggcaaCGGCGCCCTGTagatccggccggcggcgccagcgAGCTTAGGGTTTCAGGGAGAATAAAGCGCTTGGGGGATGCTTGTTCATGTCGTACCAGAGAGAGGGGCAGGGGTAAGATGGTCAATTTCATAcatgggtcccacctgtcaggaCAAGCAAACCATTAAGTTCTAAAGGAAGGTGGACGGCACACAGGTAACTATGAACTTTTTAATGGCACGTATGTAACTATGAATTTTTGTAATGGTATACACGTAAAAGACTCCAAATCATTATCTTAAAACTAGTAACTATGTACATGTGTGTCACACGTGATATGTATATGTACAACTGGTACAAAGGTGGGTGGACAGCTTCCAATGATTTAATTCACAACAATTCATCATAATCACATCACAATGTATTCAAGCCAGTTTTTTAATCGATTGTCATGTCATTTTTCATAAATTTATTTACACTGGCAGATATAATACATTGTTGTTCCCTGTACAAACCAGTTTCTATTGGCATTATTAGAAACAATAATAATTGTAAACTCAACCTAGATAAGCCTGTCTACCATGGCCAAAAGTTAGTCTCCTCCATTTCCGCCTTGCACTGGCCATGCTGCGCCGCTGATTCTTTCACCTTTACCAGTTTGCATCTCCTCTATCCATCTAGGTCCCATTTGGAATGAAGGAATCCAAAACATAGTAATAGAAAAAACATACGAATATGAAATTGAGTTTAGGTTGAAAACAGAGGAATGGGTATCCATAATAATTCCATAATTTGGCATACCCTCAGTTCCATGCATTGGATCGTCAGGTTCCCATAAACTTGAATCAAAAACTTGTGTGTGATCATGGCTGTTAACACAGGCATCTCAAcatacctctctctctctctctctctctctctctctctctctctctctctcctaatGCTTCCACGTGATATTTCATGGTTTTTGGTCTACATTAAAATAATTTGGTTAGCTGCCAACACAACAAACAGAATGAATAGCCAGGGTTTACATTATTCACCTATTATAGAAGCAAACCCACACTCCTGAGTAAAACAAGACATGTTTGTGCCAATGACTAGTGATTGAAAGTGCAGAGCTGCATTAACCACGACACATCAACTCAGATGTGATCCAAATATCTAAATCTAAATATCAATATCTAAATAATTAAATCTCAGATCTAATCCAAATATCTAAATCTCAATATAAATATCTAAATAATTAAATCATATATTACTGACAAACCTTGCCTGGTAGTACGATGGTATGTTTTCTTTTTTGGCATTCCTATTTCGGTTTTTTTCAGTAGACATTGTTCCAAATCTAATTTTCTgcttttctctatttttctccTTACTAATGTTAATAGCAGAGACCACACCACCTCATCGCCGTTGTTACCATAAAAATCAAGTCTGTAGGATTACATAAAAAGATCATAAGGAATGTATCCGCCAACGGCCGTCTTTAGGGGTCCCACCGAGTCGAGTCCCCAGCAGGCGAATGGCCAGGAAGGCGGTATAATCCGTAAGGCCTGAGCCGGGACGTGCTgctgcttggagaagaactggcaCCCGGGACATCGCCTGACGATGTTTCGGGCGTCGGCCAGGGCCGTGGGCCAGTAGAAGACTGATCGAAAGGCTTTCCCCACGAGGGTAGAGGCGCCCACGTGGTTGCCGCAGATACCCGAATGGATATCACTAAGGAGTCGGACTCCTTCATCCTGTGTAACGCATTTGCACAGGGTTCCTGAGGAAGCCGAGTGCCTGAACAACTCGGTCCCTATGACGGCGTAGTTGCTTGACCGGCGAGCAAGCTTCTCGTGTTCCTTTCCCTTTGGATAGCTTTTATTGTTCTTGATGAAATCGATGATTGGGGAGCGCCAGTCGGTGTCGAGGGTTAAGACCTGTTGCCCTATGGCCGGGACCAAGTCGGGTTTTGTAGGAGGTTCCTCTTCCATCTTTACCGTAGGGCTGTTGAGAGCTTGAACGAACACGTCGGGTGGTACGATGGACTGCTTGGATCCAAGGCTTGGACAGAACATCGGCCGCCATGTTGTCATCCCTGGGGACGTGGTGAAACTCCAAACCGTAAAACTTGGCTTCGAGCTTCCTGATCTCCCTGCAGTAGGCATCCATCTTCTCCTTGGTGCACTCCCAGTCCTTGTTGACTTGCTGTATAATGACTTTGGAGTCGCCATAAGCCAACAtacgcttgatgccgagagtgACAGCGATCCGGAGACCGTGGATGAGAGCTTCGTACTCGGCAGCGTTATTGGTAGCCTTGAAAAGTAGTTGGAGGACATATTTGAGTTGTTCACCTTTCggggagatgaagaggactCCAGCGCCGGCTCCGTCGCGGTTGAGGgcgccgtcgaagtacatgatccaGTGCTCAGATCTGGTGTCGGGTGGAGGATCTTGGATTTCGGTCCACTCAGCAAAGAAGTCGACCAACGCCTGAAACTTGATGGTGCATCGCAGCGTAAACTCGATCGCGAATGCGCCGAGTTCTACTGACCATTTGACGACTCGGCCGTTGGCGTCCTTGTTGTGCAGGATGTCGCCGAGTGGATAGGATGAGGCCACTTGATCTTGTGGGCTTGGAAGTAGTGCCGAAGCTTTCTTGACGTGATGAGGATGGCGTACAACAGCTTCTGCACTTGAGGGTAGCGTGCCTTGGACTCGCCTAGTACTTCACTAATGAAGTAGACGGGTCACTGCACCTTGTAGATGTGACCTGGCTCGTCGCGCTTGACGACCAGGACGGTGCTCACCACATTGGTAGTGGCGGCGATGTACAGGAGGAGGACTTCCCCGTCTTTTGGTGCTGTCAGGACGGGTGGCGAGGTGAGGAAGTCCTTGAGCTCCTGGAATGCTTTGGAAGCATCGTCGTTCCACTCGAACTTATCGGACTTCCgaagaagtttgaagaagggtaggtcTCTGTCGCCGAGTCGGCTTATGAACCTACTCAAGGCAGCCATGCACCCTGTGAGCTTCATCAGGTCCTTTTTGCTCCTGGGAGGCTTCATGAACCTGATGGCATTGACCTTGGTggggttggcttcgatgccccggctactgactatgaagccgagtagttttccggatGAGACACCGAATACACACTTGgtcgggttgagcttccatttgaatttcctgagattttcaaatgtctcGGAGAGGTCCGTAATGAACTGATCATTACGTTTTGTCTtgacaacgatgtcatcgacataggctTCGGTGTTGTGCCCGATCTGCCCCTAGAGGCATCTCTGAATGGCCTTCTGGTATGTGGCCCCAGCATTCTTGAGGCCGAacgtcatggtgttgtagcagtaggcCCCGAAGGGGGTGATGAAGGACGTCTTCTCCTGATCCAACTCCTTGAGGGCTATCTGGTGATACCCTGAGTAACagtcaagaaaagagaggagaacgCACCCGGCCGTCGAGTCGACGACCTGATCGATGCGTGGTAGAGGAAAGGGGTCCttagggcagtgtttgttgagGTCGGTATAGTCAACAAACATTCTCCAttcactatttttcttttttacaaggactgggtttgccagccaATCTGGGTGTGCGACTTCTCTGATGAAACCGACAGCGAGGAGCAGGGTTacttctaccctaatagcctcctttcGATCCTGCGCGAAGCGGCAGAGCCGTTGCTTGACGGGTTTCGCCTTCTCGTCGAGAtctaaggagtgctcagcctcctcccttgggactccgggcatgtcagatggcttccatgcgaagatgtcccaattctcccggaggaaggaggtgagcgcGCCTTCCTACACCGAGTCGAGGCTGGCCCAGATCACGGCGGTCTTGTGCGGTTCATTGTCCCAGAGGACGATGGTCTTGATCGCCACGGCTGGCGTGAGCTGCGACTTGGAAGTCGACTCCTTGGCGGGGATCGGCTGCTGATCCGTCGGGAGGTTCTTTGCTGCCTGGGCAACAAGAACCGAGTTCCTGGATCGTTCCAGGGTGTCGGAGAGTTCGATGTTCTTGGACTCGCACACGTAGGAGGTCTGCAGATCTCCGTAGACCGAGAGGACCCCCTTTGGAGCTGGCATCTTCAGGAGAAGATACGTGTggttggggatcgccatgaatttggcgagggagggtcttcccaggatggcgtggtaggaggTCTCGAACTCGGCGACCTCGAAGTTGACGTACTCGGTGCGGTAGTTGTCGCGGGAGCCGAAGGTGACCGACAGAGTGGCCCGGCCGACCGGAGTCGACTCGGCTCCggggatgatgccgtagaaggcctgATCGGATGGGACCAGGGAGGTCATGTCGTAGCCCATGCTCTCCAATGTGCTGGCGAAGATGATGTCAAGGGCGCTGCCACCGTCGATGTGTACTTTGGCCAGGTGGACCTGGCTCACCACCGGGCTAACCACAAGGGGGTAGGCACCCGGCCTAGGTAGGTGTACCCAGTGGTCATGGCGGTCGAAGGTGATCGGCGTCTCCGACCATCGCAGGGGTTCAACCGGGTGTTTGAACACCAGGTTGACTTCGCGATCATCCAGCTTGAGCTTGAACCGGCATGATGGCTTGCTGGGGCCGCCGTATATGAAGTTGACGGCCCTGTCTTCCTCCTGGAAGTTCCCTGGGGAATCTTCCCTCTGCTCGTCGTCGTCTCGCCTGGGCGAGTTGTGCCTCCGTGGGCACGCCCGGGTGATTCTGGAACCACCCGGCCTGTCGCGGTCGTCGCGGCGGGGTTGCTTGGCGTCGTCGTCCTTGATGACGCCGTTGGAGAGCGCTCAGCACTCCCGGACGGTGTGGTTTGCGTCCTTGTGCCAAGGACACTTGCCATCTAGGAGCTGATCCAGGTCCGCTTGGTTGAGGGTGGAGTGGAACTGGGACCtttcggcgacggcgacagtGTTCTCGGGGCCACGCTTGCGGTCCCGATTATTAGACGACTCGGCACGGTCGTTCTTCTTCCCGTGGCGAGGTAGGCGATCGTCACGTCGGCATTCCGAGCGATTGTCCCACTGAGGGGGACTCTCGGAGGAGTCGTTCTGGGCCTTGTGCCGGCGGTGAGCTCGCTCGGCATCTTCCATGTCGGCATGCTTGTTGATGACCAACATCATGTTGCCCACAGTCTTGGGGTTGCtctc from Panicum virgatum strain AP13 chromosome 7N, P.virgatum_v5, whole genome shotgun sequence includes the following:
- the LOC120681774 gene encoding vacuolar-processing enzyme beta-isozyme 1-like is translated as MALAAAAWLCGLVSLLAVAAAAADGDWEPLIRMPTEEGGDAAAAPAAEDEVGTRWAVLVAGSSGYGNYRHQADVCHAYQILRKGGVKEENIVVFMYDDIAHNILNPRPGIIINHPKGENVYTGVPKDYTGDQVTTENFFAVLLGNKSAITGGSKKVIDSKPNDHIFIYYSDHGGPGVLGMPNLPYLYAGDFIKVLKNKHASNSYKKMVIYVEACESGSIFEGLMPQDLNIYVTTAANPVENSWGTYCPGMDPSPPPEYITCLGDLYSVSWMEDSQTHNLMKETIKDQYEVVKTRTSNSNKYKEGSHVMEYGDKTFKDEKLFLYQGFDPANANVANTLLWPGPKGAVNQRDADLLFMWKRYEQLNGGSEEKLRTLREIKETVQHRKHLDSSIDFIGRLVFGFENGPKMLEAVRASGEPLVDDWDCLKRMVRIFESQCGSLTQYGMKYMRAFANICNSGISETKMRESSISACGGYNPARWSPLAQGHSA